One genomic segment of Rhizorhabdus phycosphaerae includes these proteins:
- a CDS encoding PepSY-associated TM helix domain-containing protein: protein MEQSRTQKPRSLWWRVHSWAGLKLSIFMTFILATGTIAVFAHELDWLVTPAMRVQVQERPVASWGALAEAAAAAEPSGRLQILYAPIDPWFAAEAWVEVGKGSPRRVYLDPWTARVTGTHGWANVHRFLRQLHRHLMLPTRIGIPIVSSLALLLLASLVTGTITYKKWWRGFLRMPRRGDTRRLNGDLHRLAGLWSLWFVALISLTGLWYLVETLGGNAAVPKLPEIAQGASTRPPTGRALDHLVHIGQQARPTLDIREIRFTRENGVILLGQDQAWLVRDRANGLVLDPNSGAILAELDGRDLSVHQRVSEMADPLHFGTFGGLATKAIWFIFGLMMTALSVTGTIIYAKRVQKADRAEASATRLAWSGMGLWAYVAVALIIMAIILTPGAIAEAS, encoded by the coding sequence GTGGAGCAGTCGCGCACGCAAAAGCCCAGATCGCTATGGTGGCGGGTCCACAGCTGGGCAGGATTGAAGCTGTCCATCTTCATGACCTTCATCCTCGCCACGGGAACGATCGCCGTCTTCGCCCATGAGCTCGACTGGCTGGTTACACCGGCGATGCGTGTCCAAGTCCAAGAGCGTCCCGTCGCGAGCTGGGGTGCACTTGCCGAGGCCGCAGCAGCTGCCGAACCGTCCGGGCGCCTCCAGATCCTATATGCGCCGATCGACCCTTGGTTTGCCGCAGAGGCCTGGGTCGAAGTCGGCAAGGGCAGCCCGCGCAGGGTCTATCTCGATCCCTGGACCGCCAGGGTGACCGGCACGCACGGATGGGCGAACGTTCACCGCTTCCTGCGGCAGCTCCACCGCCATCTCATGCTGCCGACACGGATTGGAATTCCCATCGTCAGTTCGCTGGCGCTGCTGCTGCTGGCGTCGCTCGTCACCGGAACCATAACCTATAAGAAATGGTGGCGCGGCTTTCTGCGCATGCCGCGCCGCGGGGACACGCGGCGCTTGAACGGCGACCTTCACCGACTGGCAGGCTTATGGTCCCTGTGGTTCGTCGCGCTCATCTCGCTGACCGGATTGTGGTACTTGGTGGAAACGCTTGGCGGCAACGCCGCCGTCCCGAAGCTTCCCGAAATCGCACAGGGCGCCTCAACTCGCCCTCCGACAGGGCGCGCGCTAGACCATCTGGTTCATATTGGCCAGCAGGCCCGCCCTACACTCGATATTCGGGAGATCCGCTTTACCAGGGAGAACGGCGTGATCCTGCTCGGCCAGGACCAGGCCTGGCTGGTCCGCGATCGCGCCAACGGGCTGGTGCTCGATCCTAACAGCGGCGCAATTCTGGCCGAGCTCGACGGTCGTGATCTCTCCGTACATCAGCGCGTTTCGGAAATGGCCGATCCGCTGCATTTTGGAACATTCGGTGGGCTGGCCACCAAGGCTATCTGGTTCATCTTCGGCCTGATGATGACCGCACTCTCGGTAACGGGCACCATCATATACGCCAAGCGCGTACAGAAGGCGGATCGAGCGGAAGCGAGCGCCACAAGGCTCGCCTGGTCGGGCATGGGCCTGTGGGCCTATGTCGCCGTCGCGCTCATCATCATGGCAATCATATTGACGCCGGGCGCCATCGCCGAGGCAAGCTGA